One stretch of Riemerella columbina DNA includes these proteins:
- a CDS encoding M1 family metallopeptidase, which produces MKKLLISALALGVLLTSQQALAQTETSGRVPLYRAAHTKTTELKHTKLRVSFDFDKEQMNGEEWLTANPYFYPTDSLVLNAKAMLIHEVAMDIQGKRAPLKYTYQDDLLNINLGKTYQKNQDYTVYIKYTARPNEVKAKGSAAITDAKGLYFINAQGKDPDKPTQIWTQGETESNSVWFPTIDKPNQKTTQEIEMTVPDRFVTLSNGVLKNSTKQGNLRTDHWVMEQKHAPYLFFMGVGDYAVIKDHWRNIPVDYYVEKDYADVAQQIFGNTPEMMEFFSKKVGVDYPWVKYSQLVGRDYVSGAMENTTAVIHGEGAQQKAGDLIDENRWESTIAHELFHHWFGDLVTAESWSNLTVNESFANYSEYLWEEYKYGKDAADYHMANNRGHYIHSSFDFNKDLVRFDYASREDMFDLVSYNKGGSILHMLRNYLGDDAFFAGIQDYLKTNAYGTGEAHQLRLSFEKVSGKDLNWFFNQWYFDNGNPQLNISYSYEPVKKQVTVSIAQTQSKYFQFPLAIDLHEGKNVTRKTVWVDAKAKNNFSFNVGKNPDLINIDPDGVLLAQVTDSKTPEQYYLQYTKAGAAYKSRALAVEDAEKHKDNVTAQKLLLAALKDPFFRIRIQALNALDLANAAEAKLYASEVERLAQNDDKTLVKAAAIIALSKTKNKKYLPIYEKSINSPSNAVKASTLAAIAQTDPERIKTLADQVDLSGASEDLVMELLPVIVKNKVEKQRPYIGSIVAFYPFLKFQNPELGTVAEEGFNWIMTSDDAKATERIAKVLTQAKSQMPDNPQVKMMIVQMLKDGIAKKMEALKKNPNSASLNGQVERLNQVLELYNK; this is translated from the coding sequence ATGAAGAAACTTTTAATTTCCGCCTTGGCATTAGGCGTTTTACTGACCAGCCAACAGGCATTGGCGCAGACCGAAACTTCGGGAAGAGTACCCCTTTACCGTGCTGCACACACCAAAACTACGGAGCTCAAACACACCAAGCTCCGCGTAAGTTTTGATTTTGACAAAGAGCAAATGAACGGCGAAGAATGGCTTACCGCCAACCCTTATTTTTACCCTACGGATTCCCTCGTGCTGAATGCCAAAGCAATGCTCATCCACGAAGTGGCAATGGATATTCAAGGCAAGCGCGCCCCATTAAAATATACCTATCAAGATGATTTGTTGAACATCAATTTAGGCAAAACCTATCAAAAGAACCAAGATTATACGGTTTACATCAAATACACCGCTCGCCCCAACGAGGTGAAGGCGAAGGGCAGCGCTGCCATTACCGATGCCAAGGGCTTGTATTTCATCAATGCTCAAGGTAAAGACCCTGATAAACCCACCCAAATATGGACCCAAGGCGAAACCGAGTCTAACTCTGTGTGGTTCCCAACCATCGACAAACCCAACCAAAAGACCACGCAAGAAATTGAGATGACGGTGCCAGATCGGTTTGTAACGCTTTCTAACGGCGTGCTTAAAAACTCAACGAAGCAAGGCAACCTCCGCACAGACCATTGGGTGATGGAGCAAAAGCATGCGCCTTACCTTTTCTTTATGGGCGTGGGGGACTATGCCGTGATTAAAGACCATTGGCGCAACATTCCCGTAGATTATTATGTGGAAAAAGATTATGCAGATGTGGCACAACAAATTTTCGGCAATACCCCAGAGATGATGGAGTTTTTCTCTAAGAAAGTGGGTGTAGACTATCCTTGGGTTAAATATTCTCAGTTGGTGGGTAGAGATTATGTGAGCGGTGCGATGGAGAACACAACTGCCGTTATCCATGGCGAAGGCGCACAACAGAAAGCGGGCGACCTCATTGATGAAAACCGCTGGGAGTCTACCATCGCTCACGAACTGTTCCACCATTGGTTTGGAGATTTAGTGACCGCCGAAAGCTGGAGCAACCTTACCGTTAATGAAAGTTTTGCCAACTACTCCGAGTACCTTTGGGAGGAATATAAATATGGCAAAGATGCCGCCGACTACCATATGGCGAACAACAGAGGGCATTATATCCATAGTTCGTTTGATTTTAATAAAGATTTGGTGCGCTTTGACTACGCCAGCCGAGAGGATATGTTTGATTTGGTGTCTTATAATAAAGGCGGCAGCATCCTCCATATGTTGAGAAATTATTTAGGCGATGATGCCTTTTTCGCGGGGATTCAGGATTATTTAAAAACCAATGCGTATGGCACTGGGGAAGCCCACCAACTCCGACTTTCTTTTGAAAAAGTATCGGGCAAAGATCTCAATTGGTTCTTCAATCAATGGTATTTTGATAATGGCAACCCGCAGCTCAACATCTCTTACAGCTATGAGCCTGTGAAGAAGCAAGTGACCGTGAGTATTGCGCAAACGCAGTCTAAATATTTCCAATTTCCATTGGCTATAGACCTCCACGAGGGCAAGAATGTAACCCGCAAAACGGTTTGGGTAGATGCCAAAGCCAAAAATAACTTCAGCTTTAATGTCGGTAAAAACCCAGACTTGATTAACATAGACCCAGATGGCGTGCTATTGGCACAAGTAACGGACAGCAAAACACCAGAGCAATATTACCTCCAATACACCAAAGCTGGTGCCGCCTACAAAAGCCGAGCTTTAGCGGTAGAAGACGCCGAGAAACACAAAGACAATGTTACAGCGCAGAAATTGTTATTGGCAGCTCTTAAAGATCCATTTTTCCGCATTCGTATTCAGGCGCTCAATGCGTTAGACCTCGCCAATGCTGCAGAGGCTAAACTCTACGCCAGCGAGGTGGAGAGACTTGCCCAAAACGATGATAAAACGCTGGTGAAAGCCGCCGCTATTATCGCATTATCTAAAACGAAAAACAAAAAATACCTTCCGATTTATGAGAAGAGCATCAATTCGCCGTCTAACGCTGTAAAAGCCAGTACGCTGGCAGCGATTGCGCAGACCGACCCAGAGCGCATCAAAACTTTGGCTGACCAAGTGGATTTATCGGGGGCTTCGGAAGATCTTGTGATGGAGTTGCTGCCCGTTATTGTTAAAAACAAGGTGGAGAAACAACGCCCTTACATCGGTTCTATTGTGGCATTTTACCCATTTTTGAAGTTCCAAAATCCAGAGTTGGGCACGGTAGCGGAGGAGGGCTTCAATTGGATTATGACTTCCGATGATGCCAAGGCTACGGAGCGCATTGCTAAGGTGCTCACCCAAGCGAAATCCCAGATGCCAGACAATCCGCAAGTGAAAATGATGATTGTCCAAATGCTGAAAGATGGCATCGCTAAAAAGATGGAGGCACTCAAAAAGAACCCTAATAGCGCTTCGCTCAATGGACAAGTGGAACGCCTTAACCAAGTTTTAGAACTTTATAATAAGTAA
- a CDS encoding GLPGLI family protein translates to MKAKLVLAVVALCLSFGMSFAQDYKITYEMKWKPTKTASEYQKELFVLLTHENAPSDFLQYNRFHQDSTATKVITEYFKKNTGGDLMIPNGGREPIFSAIITKDIANKKIKVEDKAFASVFETTYPCAIHWNLEKEATPENIMGYSVQKATTQFGGRDWTAFYTPEIPIYDGSYKFYGLPGLILKIEDATGDYAFEIKAITKESTDISQRNFMRKKDELTPKQWEAFWKKYHQQPSMILENLNSENLTYVIEGKSVADREVKENYDKKEKARLAHFENPIELKNTCTK, encoded by the coding sequence ATGAAAGCAAAATTAGTCCTCGCCGTTGTAGCGTTATGCCTTAGTTTTGGAATGTCTTTCGCACAAGACTACAAAATCACTTATGAAATGAAGTGGAAGCCCACCAAAACTGCCAGTGAATATCAAAAAGAGTTGTTTGTCCTTCTGACCCACGAGAACGCACCTTCTGATTTTTTGCAATACAATAGATTTCACCAAGATTCCACAGCTACCAAAGTCATCACCGAATATTTTAAAAAGAATACAGGTGGCGATTTGATGATTCCTAATGGTGGTCGTGAACCCATTTTCAGCGCTATTATTACGAAAGATATTGCCAACAAGAAAATAAAAGTGGAAGACAAGGCGTTTGCGAGCGTTTTTGAAACCACTTATCCGTGTGCCATACATTGGAATTTGGAGAAGGAAGCCACGCCAGAGAACATCATGGGCTATAGCGTTCAGAAAGCTACGACACAGTTTGGCGGTAGAGATTGGACAGCCTTCTATACGCCAGAAATCCCGATTTATGATGGGTCATACAAATTTTATGGGCTGCCAGGTCTTATTTTAAAAATAGAAGATGCCACAGGAGATTATGCTTTTGAGATCAAAGCCATCACCAAAGAATCAACCGACATCAGCCAACGGAATTTTATGCGCAAAAAAGATGAACTTACCCCAAAACAATGGGAAGCTTTTTGGAAAAAATACCATCAGCAACCCTCTATGATTTTAGAAAATCTCAATTCCGAAAACCTGACTTATGTGATTGAGGGCAAAAGTGTAGCCGACCGAGAGGTTAAAGAAAACTACGATAAAAAAGAGAAAGCGCGCTTGGCACATTTTGAAAACCCTATAGAACTTAAAAACACTTGTACGAAGTAG
- a CDS encoding (4Fe-4S)-binding protein produces the protein MSTTKTYTNGELTIIWEPAKCTHSGVCVRTLPKVYHPKEKPWITIENATTEELKNQIAQCPSGALSYEMNKK, from the coding sequence ATGTCAACAACTAAAACTTATACCAACGGCGAGCTTACCATCATTTGGGAGCCTGCTAAATGTACCCATTCTGGCGTTTGTGTGCGCACACTGCCTAAGGTGTATCACCCGAAAGAAAAGCCTTGGATTACAATAGAAAACGCCACCACGGAGGAACTTAAAAACCAAATAGCCCAATGTCCATCAGGGGCACTCAGCTATGAAATGAATAAAAAATAA
- a CDS encoding OsmC family protein, which yields MSTEVKTQLGTEKYLMNISAGKNQIIADEPIAKGGQEKGFNPYELLASSLSACTAATVKIFADRREWALDEVEVKVVFEDKTAEGHALFKKYITLHGNLDEDQKATLMKAAHACPVQKILTSEIAVEAELV from the coding sequence ATGAGTACAGAAGTAAAAACCCAGTTAGGAACAGAAAAATACCTGATGAATATTTCAGCGGGTAAAAATCAAATTATCGCAGATGAGCCTATCGCAAAAGGTGGGCAAGAAAAAGGTTTTAACCCTTATGAACTCTTGGCTTCCTCGCTATCGGCTTGCACGGCTGCCACGGTTAAAATCTTTGCAGACCGCAGAGAGTGGGCATTAGATGAGGTAGAGGTAAAAGTAGTCTTTGAAGACAAAACCGCCGAAGGTCACGCGTTATTTAAAAAATACATTACCCTCCACGGTAACTTAGATGAAGACCAAAAAGCCACACTCATGAAGGCGGCACACGCTTGCCCTGTGCAGAAAATTTTAACAAGCGAGATTGCTGTAGAAGCAGAATTGGTGTAA
- a CDS encoding GNAT family N-acetyltransferase — MISFKQTNNEKNGQFEIFFDGHPAGLMTYTWAGADKFIIDHTEISEAYNGKGFGKELVLQAVDFARKEGVKIIPLCPFAKATFQKTEEIRDVL; from the coding sequence ATGATTTCATTTAAACAAACCAACAACGAAAAAAACGGACAGTTTGAAATTTTCTTTGATGGCCATCCCGCAGGACTGATGACCTACACTTGGGCAGGAGCGGATAAATTCATCATAGACCACACCGAAATTTCGGAAGCCTATAATGGCAAGGGTTTCGGTAAAGAATTGGTGCTGCAAGCCGTAGATTTCGCAAGGAAAGAAGGCGTTAAAATCATTCCGCTGTGTCCTTTTGCCAAGGCTACCTTCCAAAAAACTGAAGAAATTAGAGATGTCCTCTAA
- a CDS encoding TrmH family RNA methyltransferase yields MKTEKDLAHIFEYMSAFITPERLEKINHYAEGSSDFILPVLEDVYQYRNAAAIIRSVEACGFHKVVALEQENLFEPNLSVTKGADTWVEVEKMPRNKTSLEQIRQRGYKIVAVSPERDAIMLPDYELKEPIALVFGTEWEGASDELLEMADETLAIPMYGFTNSFNVSVAAAICMYELKQKLLKSTLNYRLSEEKKWALKIRWATNSARSGAAILKQKLSTE; encoded by the coding sequence ATGAAAACCGAAAAAGATTTAGCCCACATTTTTGAGTATATGTCGGCATTTATCACTCCAGAGCGTTTGGAGAAAATCAACCACTATGCAGAGGGAAGTTCAGACTTTATATTACCTGTTTTGGAAGATGTGTACCAATACCGAAATGCGGCTGCCATCATCCGAAGTGTGGAGGCGTGCGGCTTTCATAAAGTAGTGGCACTGGAGCAAGAAAATCTTTTTGAACCCAACCTTAGCGTAACCAAAGGCGCCGATACTTGGGTGGAAGTGGAGAAAATGCCACGGAATAAAACCTCGTTGGAGCAAATTCGGCAGCGCGGATATAAAATTGTAGCAGTATCCCCAGAGCGCGATGCCATTATGTTGCCAGATTATGAACTGAAAGAACCTATTGCATTGGTATTCGGCACGGAGTGGGAGGGCGCTTCTGATGAACTTTTGGAGATGGCAGACGAGACTTTAGCCATTCCGATGTATGGTTTTACCAACAGTTTTAATGTTTCCGTGGCGGCAGCCATTTGTATGTATGAGCTGAAACAGAAACTCTTAAAATCAACCCTCAACTACCGCCTATCAGAAGAGAAGAAATGGGCGCTTAAAATCAGGTGGGCGACCAATTCTGCTAGAAGTGGCGCAGCGATTTTAAAACAAAAACTCAGCACCGAATGA
- a CDS encoding RsmE family RNA methyltransferase: MKLFHGDITPTQVSIYEDEQHHILKVLRMREGSTLHITDGKGQLATGKLYIEGKKAMIEVEELQTDLPSFSPKLHIGIAPTKNIDRTEFFVEKATEMGVSEISFLLTEQSERKHLNIDKIRKKAIAASKQSLRFHFPIINEMQKLTDFIKNITPENTYIAHCDTHFERVSIHQIPPQEHCTFLIGPEGDFSPNEIQLLSEMNIKAVQLGNQRLRTETAGIFVAAWNYLRL, encoded by the coding sequence ATGAAACTTTTCCACGGCGATATTACCCCAACGCAAGTCAGCATCTACGAAGATGAGCAACACCACATCCTAAAAGTCCTCCGTATGCGCGAGGGCTCCACGCTCCACATTACCGATGGTAAGGGACAATTGGCGACTGGGAAACTCTATATAGAAGGCAAAAAAGCAATGATAGAAGTAGAGGAATTACAAACCGACCTGCCATCGTTTTCACCAAAATTACACATTGGCATTGCGCCCACCAAAAACATCGATAGAACGGAATTTTTTGTTGAAAAAGCTACGGAAATGGGCGTTTCGGAAATTTCATTCCTCCTGACGGAACAATCTGAACGAAAGCACCTCAACATCGATAAAATAAGGAAAAAAGCCATCGCTGCCTCTAAGCAAAGTTTGAGGTTCCACTTCCCTATTATCAACGAAATGCAAAAATTAACGGATTTTATCAAAAATATCACGCCTGAAAATACCTACATCGCCCATTGTGATACACATTTTGAGCGGGTGTCCATTCATCAAATTCCGCCGCAAGAGCATTGCACTTTCCTTATCGGTCCCGAAGGCGATTTTAGTCCTAATGAGATCCAACTCCTCTCTGAGATGAACATCAAAGCGGTACAATTGGGCAACCAGCGGCTGAGAACGGAAACTGCGGGCATCTTTGTCGCGGCGTGGAACTACCTTCGCTTATAA
- the tsaD gene encoding tRNA (adenosine(37)-N6)-threonylcarbamoyltransferase complex transferase subunit TsaD — MKPSIILGIESSCDDTSSAIISGRKILSNVAATQAIHNEYGGVVPELASRAHQQNIIPVVEHAIRTANIQQKDICAIGFTRGPGLLGSLLVGTSFAKSLAMSLAVPLIEVNHLQAHILAHFIEDANPVPPQFPFLCLTVSGGHTMIVLVKDYFDMEIIGKTIDDAAGEAFDKIGKIFNLDYPAGPIIDQKAQTGNPEAFQFSQPKISGYDYSFSGIKTSVLYFIQKEIRKNPNFIAEHLNDLCASVQSCIVTVLMQKLKKAAQDLNIKEVAIAGGVSANSALRTAMQEAAQKYGWNIYIPKFEYTTDNAAMIALVAQLKYEKGQFTDLKTTATARYSLDDSLHF, encoded by the coding sequence ATGAAACCATCTATTATTTTAGGCATAGAATCCTCTTGTGATGATACCTCTTCTGCCATTATTAGCGGAAGGAAAATCCTTTCCAATGTTGCGGCAACCCAAGCCATACATAATGAATATGGTGGTGTAGTGCCAGAGCTTGCCTCGCGGGCGCATCAGCAAAATATCATCCCCGTAGTAGAGCACGCCATTCGCACGGCAAATATACAACAAAAAGACATTTGCGCCATAGGTTTTACCAGAGGTCCTGGGCTTTTGGGTTCTTTATTGGTGGGAACTTCATTTGCTAAGTCTTTAGCGATGAGCTTAGCGGTGCCTCTTATTGAGGTTAACCACCTGCAAGCCCATATTTTAGCTCATTTTATTGAAGATGCAAATCCTGTGCCGCCGCAGTTTCCTTTCTTATGCCTTACCGTGAGTGGTGGGCATACGATGATTGTCTTGGTGAAGGATTATTTTGATATGGAAATCATCGGGAAAACCATAGATGATGCCGCAGGCGAAGCGTTTGATAAAATTGGAAAAATCTTTAATTTAGATTATCCCGCAGGCCCCATCATCGACCAAAAAGCCCAAACTGGAAACCCCGAAGCGTTCCAATTTAGCCAACCTAAAATTAGCGGCTACGATTATTCTTTTAGTGGTATTAAAACCTCTGTGCTGTACTTTATCCAAAAGGAAATTCGGAAAAACCCTAACTTTATTGCGGAACACCTCAACGATCTATGTGCCTCGGTGCAAAGTTGCATAGTAACCGTGCTGATGCAGAAACTCAAAAAAGCGGCACAAGATTTAAACATCAAAGAAGTGGCGATTGCAGGCGGCGTTTCTGCCAACTCTGCGCTGAGAACCGCGATGCAAGAGGCTGCCCAAAAATACGGTTGGAACATCTACATTCCTAAATTTGAATACACCACGGACAACGCCGCCATGATTGCCTTGGTTGCCCAACTAAAATACGAAAAAGGACAATTTACCGACCTAAAAACCACGGCAACAGCGCGCTATTCTTTAGACGACAGTCTTCATTTTTAA